From Actinoplanes oblitus, a single genomic window includes:
- a CDS encoding cytochrome P450 — protein sequence MTTTTSVVFNPFTPEFKKDPYPHYAELREHVPVHEHPLGFWMLNRYEDVNALIKSGMSVEQRNVGPGPFRKTYEYAGVPIEPRLKGLAMLDRDPPGHTRLRRLVAKVFTPRAIEGMEPLIRNLVGEALDELADQGGGDLVETLSFPLPFTVISRMLGMPPTDNDRLRELSGTLMRSVEPVTGPEVLRAVEAADTELFAMVGEAVAWKRRHPADDLLSALIAAEEGGDVLSNDELIAQVTLLYVAGHETTVNLISNGTLALLRHPDQLEVMRTRTDLDDNAIEELLRYDAAVHNSRRVTLEPYEVGGHVIPARTFVLANLASANRDEAFWGPDADKLRLDRPNARRHLSFGSGIHFCLGGALARLEGKIAIGELVRRFPGLRLDGEVEWNDRISLRGPARLPIRL from the coding sequence ATGACCACCACCACCTCTGTCGTCTTCAACCCGTTCACCCCGGAGTTCAAGAAGGACCCGTACCCGCACTACGCCGAGCTGCGCGAGCACGTGCCGGTGCACGAGCACCCGCTGGGCTTCTGGATGCTCAACCGCTACGAGGACGTCAACGCCCTGATCAAGTCGGGGATGTCGGTCGAGCAGCGCAACGTCGGCCCCGGCCCGTTCCGCAAGACCTACGAGTACGCCGGCGTCCCGATCGAGCCCCGCCTCAAGGGCCTGGCCATGCTGGACCGGGACCCGCCGGGGCACACCCGGCTGCGCCGGCTCGTCGCGAAGGTGTTCACGCCCCGGGCCATCGAGGGCATGGAGCCGCTGATCCGCAACCTGGTCGGCGAGGCCCTGGACGAGCTGGCCGACCAGGGCGGCGGCGACCTCGTGGAGACGCTGTCGTTCCCGCTGCCGTTCACTGTCATCTCCCGGATGCTCGGGATGCCGCCCACCGACAACGATCGGCTCCGCGAGCTCAGCGGCACCCTGATGCGCTCGGTCGAGCCGGTCACCGGCCCGGAGGTGCTGCGGGCGGTCGAGGCCGCCGACACCGAGCTGTTCGCCATGGTCGGCGAGGCGGTCGCCTGGAAGCGGCGCCATCCGGCGGACGACCTGCTGTCCGCGCTGATCGCCGCCGAGGAGGGCGGCGACGTGCTCAGCAACGACGAGCTGATCGCCCAGGTCACCCTGCTCTACGTGGCCGGCCACGAGACCACCGTGAACCTGATCTCCAACGGCACCCTGGCGCTGCTGCGGCACCCGGATCAGCTCGAGGTGATGCGGACCCGGACCGACCTGGACGACAACGCGATCGAGGAGTTGCTGCGCTACGACGCCGCGGTGCACAACAGCCGGCGGGTGACGCTCGAGCCGTACGAGGTGGGCGGCCACGTGATCCCGGCCCGCACGTTCGTCCTGGCCAACCTGGCGTCGGCGAACCGGGACGAGGCGTTCTGGGGGCCGGACGCCGATAAGCTGCGGCTGGATCGGCCGAACGCCCGCCGGCACCTCTCCTTCGGCAGCGGCATCCACTTCTGCCTCGGCGGCGCGCTGGCCCGGCTGGAGGGCAAGATCGCCATCGGCGAGCTGGTGCGGCGCTTCCCCGGGCTGCGGCTGGACGGCGAGGTGGAGTGGAACGACCGGATCAGCCTGCGCGGCCCGGCCCGGCTGCCGATCCGCCTCTGA
- a CDS encoding CATRA conflict system CASPASE/TPR repeat-associated protein, which yields MTTSELVDQEFVAHLYAPLDGPDAATALAWLDGFWERCRTQLGMTEPILAADLAAGLPADPAQEPDGALAGLQDPALRCQAIVRREHDVLNVSFGISQRPGYALQPGWHDHARWWERLRGTDPGGLLGGAIVYLARAADPAGAGVRDAVPARSDDGAGWWTNRCVLNGFAAWEVTPTGGGPDRRLVIVGRPSQERALSEFAWSAGDSALPPLGRYLLHATKLRYHARVLDAGGLRALRSRVLDRVEPSGPADLTEYTADEAELVAALGGLRRMARSVEIARANLAKAVAPQLPADAELATWLADRIGDEVEYLEATREQAERTAKLIPEQRPPATAAARSGVEHRVGFGIDVVDYSSRTAPSRNEVQRRVAGMVERVLEGLGLKPHETDRQDAGDGMMVVLPAGVPTHLALPKLLHGWRACLVADNAAHPADRIRLRLAVGSGPFAAAAIGFSDNTIIGIGRLLDSPALRQAVVEHPDADVVALITDRTHEDVVGEGYEGLDANQFRSVEVRVKTFRRTAWLWTGGSVTPAAPAGPEPARREIFVIHGREQRARAAVFGLLRSLNLHPLDWEEVLARTGKPMPYREEVLRAGFAIGPASLVLLTPDDLDGTYPDTLIRAGQALASHPERTMVVRIGGPGRVTELDGREVVRLAGDTRRDREIFVQQIAQRLRIAGFPIDTSGTDWLDTDRFAGLL from the coding sequence ATGACGACCAGCGAGCTCGTTGACCAGGAGTTCGTCGCCCACCTGTACGCGCCGCTGGACGGGCCCGACGCCGCCACGGCGCTCGCCTGGCTCGACGGGTTCTGGGAGCGATGCCGTACCCAGCTGGGGATGACCGAGCCGATCCTCGCCGCGGACCTGGCCGCCGGACTGCCCGCCGACCCGGCGCAGGAGCCGGACGGCGCGCTCGCCGGGCTGCAGGATCCGGCGCTGCGCTGCCAGGCGATAGTCCGCCGGGAGCACGACGTCCTCAATGTCTCCTTCGGCATCTCCCAGCGGCCGGGCTACGCGTTGCAGCCGGGCTGGCACGACCACGCCCGCTGGTGGGAGCGGCTGCGCGGCACCGATCCGGGCGGGCTGCTCGGCGGCGCGATCGTCTACCTGGCCCGGGCCGCCGACCCGGCCGGCGCCGGGGTCCGCGACGCGGTGCCCGCCCGGTCCGACGACGGCGCCGGCTGGTGGACCAACCGCTGCGTGCTGAACGGCTTCGCCGCCTGGGAGGTCACCCCGACCGGCGGCGGCCCCGACCGGCGGCTGGTGATCGTCGGCCGGCCGAGCCAGGAACGCGCCCTCAGCGAGTTCGCCTGGAGCGCCGGCGACTCCGCGCTGCCGCCCCTGGGCCGCTACCTGCTGCACGCCACCAAGCTGCGCTACCACGCCCGGGTACTGGACGCAGGTGGGCTGCGGGCGCTGCGTTCCCGGGTGCTCGACCGGGTGGAGCCGAGCGGCCCGGCCGACCTCACCGAGTACACCGCCGACGAGGCCGAACTGGTCGCGGCGCTCGGCGGCCTGCGCCGGATGGCGCGCAGCGTGGAGATCGCCCGGGCCAACCTGGCCAAGGCGGTCGCTCCGCAGCTGCCCGCCGACGCCGAGCTCGCGACCTGGCTGGCCGACCGGATCGGCGACGAGGTGGAATATCTGGAAGCCACCCGGGAGCAGGCCGAACGGACGGCGAAACTGATCCCGGAGCAGCGGCCGCCGGCCACCGCGGCGGCGCGCTCCGGCGTCGAGCACCGGGTCGGCTTCGGCATCGACGTCGTCGACTACAGCTCCCGGACCGCGCCGAGCCGCAACGAGGTGCAGCGCCGCGTCGCGGGCATGGTCGAGCGGGTGCTCGAGGGCCTCGGCCTGAAACCGCACGAGACCGACCGGCAGGACGCCGGCGACGGCATGATGGTGGTGCTGCCGGCCGGCGTGCCGACCCACCTCGCGCTGCCGAAACTGCTGCACGGCTGGCGGGCCTGCCTGGTCGCCGACAATGCCGCGCACCCGGCCGACCGGATCCGGCTGCGTCTCGCGGTCGGCTCCGGGCCGTTCGCGGCGGCCGCGATCGGGTTCAGCGACAACACCATCATCGGTATCGGCCGGCTGCTGGACAGCCCGGCGCTGCGCCAGGCGGTCGTGGAGCATCCGGACGCCGACGTGGTCGCGCTGATCACCGACCGCACCCACGAGGACGTGGTGGGTGAGGGCTACGAGGGGCTGGACGCGAACCAGTTCCGCAGCGTCGAGGTGCGGGTCAAGACGTTCCGCCGGACCGCCTGGCTGTGGACCGGCGGGTCGGTGACCCCGGCCGCACCGGCCGGCCCGGAGCCGGCCCGCCGGGAGATCTTCGTGATCCACGGCCGCGAGCAGCGGGCCCGCGCGGCCGTCTTCGGGCTGCTGCGCTCGCTGAACCTGCACCCCCTGGACTGGGAGGAGGTCCTGGCCCGGACCGGCAAGCCGATGCCGTACCGCGAGGAGGTGCTGCGGGCCGGCTTCGCGATCGGCCCGGCGTCACTGGTCCTGCTCACCCCGGACGACCTCGACGGGACCTATCCCGACACGCTCATCCGGGCCGGTCAGGCGCTCGCGTCGCACCCGGAACGGACCATGGTGGTGCGCATCGGCGGGCCCGGCCGGGTCACCGAGCTGGACGGGCGCGAGGTGGTGCGGCTGGCCGGCGACACCCGGCGGGACCGCGAGATCTTCGTGCAGCAGATC
- a CDS encoding GAP family protein produces the protein MDVTLLGSLAVLALLDATSFGTLLIPIWLLLHPGPVRAGRIVAFLGTVAAFYFAVGVAVALGADAFLPQITRLLDTSVAKWLQLVAGVALFFGSFRLPSSGGRLPRWRERALSDDGGAAGLAALALAAAAAELTTMLPYLAAIGLLATSGLPGARIALVMAGYCLLMIVPALVLLALRLAAGDRIAKPLTRFSDWMSNSNTLAWIIGVVGFLLANDAAARLGLIHR, from the coding sequence ATGGACGTCACGCTTCTCGGCTCGCTCGCGGTGCTCGCTCTCCTCGATGCCACGAGCTTCGGCACCCTGCTGATCCCGATCTGGTTGCTGCTGCATCCCGGGCCGGTGCGGGCCGGCCGCATCGTGGCTTTCCTGGGTACGGTCGCCGCCTTCTACTTCGCCGTCGGCGTGGCCGTGGCGCTGGGCGCCGACGCCTTCCTGCCGCAGATCACCCGGCTGCTCGACACCTCGGTGGCGAAGTGGCTGCAGCTGGTCGCCGGGGTCGCGCTGTTCTTCGGCAGTTTCCGGCTGCCGTCCTCCGGTGGCCGCCTGCCGCGCTGGCGGGAGCGCGCCCTCTCCGACGACGGCGGCGCCGCCGGGCTGGCCGCGCTGGCCCTGGCCGCTGCCGCCGCCGAGCTGACCACGATGCTGCCCTACCTGGCGGCGATCGGCCTGCTGGCCACCTCGGGGCTGCCCGGCGCCCGGATCGCCCTGGTGATGGCCGGCTACTGCCTGCTGATGATCGTTCCCGCGCTGGTCCTGCTGGCCCTGCGGCTGGCCGCCGGCGACCGGATCGCCAAGCCGCTGACCCGGTTCAGCGACTGGATGTCGAACAGCAACACGCTGGCCTGGATCATCGGCGTCGTCGGCTTCCTGCTCGCCAACGACGCCGCCGCCCGGCTCGGCCTGATCCACCGCTGA
- a CDS encoding CATRA system-associated protein — protein sequence MDLPEHWDAASVTAAVDALDDLVLLTTAPERWATVSRVLDRIEAALDAGDLVELEDATIGLESLRESFRLIPIGSAPAAGIPARVLERRNELVHRLTGKPLPKGEHDDQRAR from the coding sequence ATGGACCTCCCCGAGCACTGGGACGCCGCGTCCGTGACCGCTGCCGTCGACGCGCTGGACGATCTGGTCCTGCTCACCACCGCGCCGGAGCGCTGGGCGACGGTCTCCCGGGTGCTGGACCGCATCGAGGCGGCGCTCGACGCCGGGGACCTGGTGGAGCTGGAGGACGCCACGATCGGGCTGGAGAGCCTGCGGGAGTCGTTCCGGCTCATCCCGATCGGCAGCGCCCCGGCCGCCGGCATTCCGGCGCGGGTCCTCGAACGGCGCAACGAGCTGGTGCACCGGCTCACCGGCAAACCGCTGCCGAAGGGGGAGCATGACGACCAGCGAGCTCGTTGA
- a CDS encoding nucleotide-binding protein gives MPDPREVFVIHGRDEQARLALWRFLQAIDLHPLDWEEVVERTGRGVPYMTEVLAKAFEENQAAIVLCTPDDGAILHEELRGRREQPYETELTGQVRPNVLLEMGMALALQPARTVIVEIGDLRPVSDIAGINVIRFNGTAESLNKIAGRLELAGCAVNRKGTDWLDTTPFENLKAYQRTFR, from the coding sequence ATGCCGGACCCCCGCGAAGTCTTCGTCATTCACGGCCGCGACGAGCAGGCCCGTCTCGCCCTGTGGCGGTTCCTGCAGGCCATCGACCTGCATCCGCTGGACTGGGAGGAGGTCGTCGAGCGCACCGGCCGCGGCGTGCCGTACATGACGGAGGTGCTGGCCAAGGCGTTCGAGGAGAACCAGGCGGCGATCGTGCTGTGCACCCCGGACGACGGCGCGATCCTGCACGAGGAGCTGCGCGGGCGGCGGGAGCAGCCGTACGAGACCGAGCTGACCGGCCAGGTCCGGCCGAACGTGCTGCTCGAGATGGGCATGGCGCTGGCCCTGCAGCCGGCCCGCACGGTCATCGTGGAGATCGGCGACCTGCGACCGGTCTCGGACATCGCCGGGATCAACGTGATCCGCTTCAACGGCACCGCGGAGAGCCTCAACAAGATCGCCGGCCGGCTGGAGCTGGCCGGCTGCGCGGTCAACCGGAAGGGCACCGACTGGCTGGACACCACACCGTTCGAAAACCTGAAGGCGTACCAGCGCACCTTCCGCTGA
- a CDS encoding response regulator: MRLMLEQADDIAVVGEAADGAVAIRQAAALRPDVVLMDIRMPGTDGIGATRAITAAGVADVLILTTFDLDDYLFGALRAGAAGFLLKSVEPAALVDAVRRVAAGDGFLAPEVTRRLLTAFAAAVPAAPPEPPSLAGLTERERDVLAALGRGLSNAGLATELAISEATAKTHVSRVLGKLGCTSRVQAAILAKEAGLA, encoded by the coding sequence ATGCGCCTGATGCTGGAACAGGCCGACGACATCGCCGTGGTGGGTGAGGCCGCCGACGGCGCGGTGGCGATCCGGCAGGCGGCGGCGCTGCGACCGGACGTGGTTTTGATGGACATCCGGATGCCGGGCACCGACGGGATCGGCGCGACCCGGGCGATCACCGCCGCCGGGGTGGCCGACGTGCTGATTTTGACCACGTTCGACCTCGACGACTACCTGTTCGGGGCGCTGCGCGCCGGCGCGGCCGGGTTCCTGCTGAAGTCGGTCGAGCCGGCCGCGCTGGTCGACGCGGTGCGCCGGGTCGCGGCCGGCGACGGGTTCCTGGCGCCGGAGGTGACCCGGCGCCTGCTCACCGCGTTCGCCGCCGCCGTACCGGCGGCGCCACCCGAGCCGCCGTCGCTGGCCGGGCTGACCGAGCGCGAGCGGGACGTGCTCGCCGCGCTCGGCCGCGGCCTGTCCAACGCCGGCCTCGCCACCGAGCTGGCGATCAGCGAGGCGACGGCGAAGACGCACGTGTCGCGGGTGCTGGGCAAGCTCGGCTGCACCTCGCGGGTGCAGGCGGCGATCCTGGCCAAGGAGGCCGGGCTCGCCTGA
- a CDS encoding sensor histidine kinase, whose amino-acid sequence MTIRERWRGSTRLQDAGAAAATFVVGLAFNLIGLTGIWSSLPRGDGVPSWWHTGLLAIGCLGMLGKRRHPLLALAAGVAVTVVDGAIGGSVALVLVLFDVLFAVGLYASARARTAVTSVVFVVIGTASVVGGLAAGEFRIAVFIGLNLTTLLFVPLWWSANLRQQRRLGLLDAERTAREAVLAERAAMARDLHDVIAAHLSSAAIHSGAALARPADSDRDRATLREVRAGSLAALEEMRSMILLLRADDPAAADPTLPGGLDRLPELVAAAEAGGLRLTAGLREVPGLPAVIGHTVYRIVREALTNAAKHAPGSDVRLDVRPAGDLVTVTVTNAVTGSGAADRQALGSGTGLISLRERAALLGGELTAGPDGTFFTVRATLPRRPAGAGA is encoded by the coding sequence GTGACGATCCGGGAACGCTGGCGCGGCAGCACCCGTCTGCAGGACGCCGGTGCCGCGGCCGCGACGTTCGTGGTGGGACTGGCGTTCAACCTGATCGGCCTGACCGGCATCTGGTCGAGCCTGCCCCGGGGCGACGGGGTGCCGTCCTGGTGGCACACCGGGCTGCTGGCGATCGGCTGTCTCGGCATGCTCGGCAAGCGCCGCCACCCGCTGCTCGCCCTCGCGGCCGGGGTGGCCGTGACCGTCGTGGACGGCGCGATCGGCGGCAGTGTCGCGCTGGTCCTGGTGCTCTTCGACGTGCTCTTCGCGGTCGGACTGTACGCCTCGGCGCGGGCCCGGACCGCGGTGACCAGCGTGGTGTTCGTGGTCATCGGCACGGCGAGCGTGGTCGGCGGCCTGGCCGCCGGCGAGTTCCGGATCGCCGTCTTCATCGGACTGAACCTGACCACCCTGCTCTTCGTGCCGCTCTGGTGGTCGGCCAACCTGCGTCAGCAGCGGCGGCTGGGCCTGCTCGACGCGGAGCGCACCGCGCGCGAGGCGGTGCTGGCCGAACGCGCCGCGATGGCCCGCGACCTGCACGATGTGATCGCCGCGCACCTGTCCAGCGCGGCGATCCACTCGGGTGCGGCGCTGGCCCGCCCGGCCGACAGCGACCGGGACCGGGCGACCCTGCGCGAGGTCCGCGCCGGCAGCCTCGCCGCCCTGGAGGAGATGCGCTCGATGATCCTGCTGTTGCGGGCCGACGACCCGGCGGCCGCCGACCCGACGCTGCCCGGCGGCCTCGACCGGCTGCCCGAGCTGGTCGCCGCGGCCGAGGCCGGCGGGTTGCGGCTGACCGCCGGGCTGCGCGAGGTGCCCGGGCTGCCGGCGGTCATCGGGCACACCGTGTACCGGATCGTCCGGGAGGCGCTGACCAACGCGGCCAAGCACGCGCCCGGCTCGGACGTGCGGCTCGACGTGCGCCCGGCCGGCGACCTGGTGACGGTGACCGTGACGAACGCGGTGACCGGCTCCGGCGCCGCCGACCGTCAGGCGCTCGGCTCGGGCACCGGGCTGATCTCGCTGCGCGAGCGGGCCGCGCTGCTCGGCGGTGAGCTGACAGCGGGTCCGGACGGGACCTTTTTCACGGTACGGGCGACGCTGCCCCGCCGCCCGGCCGGGGCCGGCGCGTGA
- a CDS encoding glycoside hydrolase family 30 protein: protein MKRVSCRAGTAALITVLAAAPGLAGTPASAAGRPDGSAQVWVTTVDRAELLHRRAPVAFGRQPSRLPTIVIDPALTYQRVDGFGASITDSSAAVLTGLRPAVRERTMRELFDTRRGIGVSFLRQPVGSSDFTAAARHYTYDDVPAGQTDFALRRFSIRHDRARILPLLREARRLNPRLTVMATPWSPPAWMKTTGSLVGGRLRDDPAIYDAYARYLVAFVTAYAAAGVPIDYLSVQNEPQNRTPSGYPGTDLPVRQEAAVIQRLGPLLRAASPRTKILAYDHNWTTHPGDVAGTPPGESPETDYPYQLLAGPAARWIAGTAYHCYSGDPSAQTALHDAFPDKGIWFTECSGSHGADDPPATFFRDTLVWHARTITIGTTRNWAKSVVDWNIALDSTGGPHLGGCGTCTGLVTVQPDGSVTTNAEYYTIGHLSKFVRPGAVRVASTSWGTTGWNGEIMDVAFRNPDGSTALVVHNENDEPRGFAVAVGGRTFEYTLPGGALATFTWPR, encoded by the coding sequence ATGAAGAGAGTCAGCTGTCGGGCCGGGACCGCCGCCCTGATCACGGTCCTGGCCGCGGCACCCGGCCTGGCCGGCACCCCGGCGAGCGCCGCCGGCCGGCCCGACGGCTCGGCCCAGGTCTGGGTCACCACGGTGGACCGCGCCGAGTTGCTGCACCGGCGCGCGCCCGTCGCCTTCGGCCGGCAGCCGTCCCGCCTGCCGACCATCGTGATCGACCCGGCGCTCACCTACCAGCGGGTGGACGGCTTCGGCGCCTCGATCACCGACTCGTCCGCGGCCGTGCTGACCGGGCTGCGCCCCGCGGTGCGGGAGCGGACCATGCGCGAGCTGTTCGACACCCGCCGCGGCATCGGCGTGAGCTTCCTGCGCCAGCCGGTCGGCTCGTCGGACTTCACCGCCGCCGCGCGGCACTACACGTACGACGACGTGCCGGCCGGGCAGACCGACTTCGCGCTGCGCCGGTTCAGCATCCGCCACGACCGGGCGCGGATCCTGCCGCTGCTGCGCGAGGCCCGGCGGCTCAACCCGCGGCTGACCGTGATGGCCACCCCGTGGAGCCCGCCGGCCTGGATGAAGACCACCGGCTCGCTGGTCGGCGGACGACTCAGGGACGATCCGGCGATCTACGACGCGTACGCCAGGTACCTGGTCGCGTTCGTCACCGCGTACGCCGCCGCGGGCGTACCGATCGACTACCTGTCGGTGCAGAACGAGCCGCAGAACCGCACGCCGTCCGGCTACCCCGGCACCGACCTGCCGGTGCGTCAGGAGGCGGCGGTGATCCAGCGGCTCGGCCCGCTGCTGCGCGCCGCCAGCCCGCGTACCAAGATCCTCGCCTACGACCACAACTGGACCACGCACCCCGGTGACGTGGCCGGCACCCCGCCGGGCGAGAGCCCGGAGACCGACTATCCCTACCAGCTGCTGGCCGGGCCGGCCGCCCGGTGGATCGCCGGGACCGCGTACCACTGCTACTCGGGTGACCCGAGCGCGCAGACCGCACTGCACGACGCGTTCCCGGACAAGGGGATCTGGTTCACCGAGTGCTCCGGCTCGCACGGCGCGGACGACCCGCCGGCCACGTTCTTCCGCGACACGCTGGTCTGGCACGCCCGCACCATCACCATCGGCACCACCCGCAACTGGGCGAAGTCGGTGGTCGACTGGAACATCGCGCTGGACAGCACCGGCGGCCCGCACCTGGGCGGCTGCGGCACCTGCACCGGCCTGGTCACCGTCCAGCCGGACGGCTCGGTCACCACCAACGCCGAGTACTACACGATCGGGCACCTGTCGAAGTTCGTCCGGCCGGGCGCGGTGCGGGTGGCCAGCACGTCGTGGGGCACCACCGGGTGGAATGGGGAGATCATGGACGTCGCGTTCCGCAACCCGGACGGCTCGACGGCGCTGGTCGTGCACAACGAGAACGACGAGCCGCGCGGTTTCGCGGTGGCGGTCGGCGGGCGGACGTTCGAGTACACCCTGCCGGGCGGCGCGCTGGCGACGTTCACCTGGCCTCGTTAG